A genome region from Calliopsis andreniformis isolate RMS-2024a chromosome 2, iyCalAndr_principal, whole genome shotgun sequence includes the following:
- the Spg7 gene encoding SPG7 matrix AAA peptidase subunit, paraplegin: MQNLIRHPQRQHVVSKRLIGFLFKCNSQKHGIINAAYTKKNFNNEMNRLCFSLSHSIYIDVHKELYMIQSSFLKDGSCKIYRTPRLFVARNFSTTPYLSNKDKNVESSKGSSDDNEKNSKKIRELQILYLKTGLLILILYCIIIAKGVELDSPWESYRFDWNDFVNEMLLKGEVEEIKIDYPQIIVQLRKGAIYKGKEYSSKSFVVQDPTYGKILEEKIREIERNIGIKSEDGVSIRYIHRNYELAISYLVLACIASYMFYRMRSRITKLPHIMDILSQHFKPKYTLIEPFSGKGVRFEDVAGLKEAKIEVMEFVDYLKQPERYKKLGGKIPKGVLLLGPPGCGKTLLAKAVATEANVPFLAINGSEFMEIVGGIGARRVRDLFSAAKERAPSIIYIDEIDAIGKKRSESTSGNISDNECDRTLNQLLVEMDGMTTREDVILLASTNRANVLDKALLRRGRFDRHILIDFPTLEERKQIFEYYLKSLSLRGKPEQYSGFLSYLTPGFSGADIANVCNEAALHAAREQKKVVDSNDLIYAIDRIIGGLTKKSSTLAPPTKRVVAYHEAGHALVGWLLEYTEALLKVTIIPRTNMSLGFAQYSTIDQKLHSKEELFQKICMMLGGRVAESLTFNKITTGAENDLKKITKMAYHQVQQFGMSPSVGLLSFDEESTSMNTKKPYSKKMANLMDAEVRRIIAEAYKTTEKLLLDNQDKLIMIAEALLKKETLTYDDLEKLIGPPPFGKKRLIEPADFISDI; this comes from the exons ATGCAAAATTTAATAAGACACCCACAGCGGCAACATGTCGTCTCCAAAAGGCTTATTGGTTTCCTCTTTAAATGTAATTCCCAAAAGCATGGAATCATTAACGCCGCGTACACGAAGAAGAATTTTAATAATGAGATGAATAGGTTATGTTTTTCACTGTCTCATAGT ATTTACATAGACGTTCATAAAGAATTATACATGATACAATCATCGTTTTTAAAAGATGGTTCTTGTAAAATTTATCGCACTCCAAGATTGTTTGTAGCAAGGAATTTTAGCACTACACCTTACTTATCGAATAAAGATAAAAATGTTGAATCTTCTAAAGGGTCCTCCGATGATAATGAAAAGAATTCTAAAAAAATAAGAGAACTGCagatattatatttaaaaacagGGCTTCTAATCTTgatattatattgtataattATTGCAAAAGGTGTAGAATTGGATAGTCCTTGGGAG TCGTACAGGTTTGACTGGAATGATTTTGTCAATGAAATGCTTTTGAAAGGAGAAGttgaagaaataaaaattgattatCCACAAATAATTGTACAACTTCGTAAGGGTGCTATATATAAAGGAAAGGAATATTCTTCAAAATCGTTTGTTGTACAAGACCCTACATATGGCAAAATTCTTGAGGAAAAAATTAGAGAAATAGAAAGAAATATTGGAATTAAATCAG AGGATGGAGTTTCAATCCGATACATTCATAGGAATTATGAACTAGCCATTTCTTACCTGGTTCTTGCTTGTATAGCCTCATATATGTTTTATCGAATGCGATCACGTATTACAAAGTTACCACATATAATGGATATACTTTCTCAACACTTTAAACCAAAATATACTTTAATTGAGCCTTTCTCTGGTAAAGGTGTACGTTTTGAAGATGTGGCTGGTTTAAAGGAAGCTAAGATCGAAGTTATGGAATTTGTTGATTACCTTAAACAACCTGAACGATACAAGAAACTTGGTGGCAAGATACCCAAAG GGGTCCTACTCTTAGGGCCACCAGGATGTGGCAAAACGCTTTTAGCTAAAGCTGTTGCGACCGAAGCCAACGTACCATTTTTGGCTATAAATGGATCTGAATTTATGGAAATAGTAGGTGGAATAGGTGCCAGGCGTGTAAGGGATTTATTTTCAGCAGCTAAAGAAAG AGCTCCTAGTATTATATACATAGATGAAATCGATGCAATAGGCAAGAAGCGATCAGAAAGTACGAGTGGCAACATAAGTGATAATGAATGTGACCGAACATTAAATCAGCTTTTAGTGGAAATGGATGGAATGACTACACGTGAAGATGTTATTCTTTTGGCTTCAACAAATAGAGCAAATGTCTTAGATAAAGCTTTATTGCGACGTGGTAGATTTGACAGACATATTTTAATCGATTTTCCTACCCTGGAGGAGAGGaaacaaatttttgaatattatctTAAATCACTGTCTCTGCGAGGCAAACCAGAACAGTATTCTGGTTTCTTGTCTTATCTTACTCCTGGTTTTAGTG GCGCAGACATAGCAAATGTTTGCAATGAAGCTGCATTACACGCAGCAAGAGAACAAAAGAAAGTTGTTGACAGCAATGACCTTATATATGCAATTGATAGAATTATAGGTGGTCTAACTAAGAAAAGTAGTACGCTTGCACCACCGACAAAAAGGGTTGTTGCTTATCATGAAGCTGGTCACGCTTTAGTAGGGTGGTTATTGGAATATACAGAAGCTCTGCTTAAAGttacaattataccaagaactAATATGAGCTTAGGTTTCGCTCAGTATTCTACAATAGATCAAAAACTTCATAGTAAAGAAGAACTGTTTCAAAAAATATGTATGATGTTAGGCGGCAGAGTCGCAGAGAGTTTAACattcaataaaattacaactggTGCAGaaaatgatttgaaaaaaaTAACAAAGATGGCTTACCATCAAGTTCAGCAATTTGGAATGAGTCCATCTGTAGGTTTACTTTCATTCGATGAGGAATCGACGAGTATG AACACTAAAAAACCGTACAGTAAAAAAATGGCAAATTTAATGGATGCAGAAGTACGAAGAATAATTGCGGAAGCATATAAGACTACTGAAAAATTACTACTGGATAATCAAGATAAATTAATTATG ATTGCTGAAGCGCTTCTAAAAAAGGAAACATTAACGTATGATGACTTAGAAAAATTAATTGGACCTCCACCATTTGGAAAGAAGCGTCTTATTGAACCGGCAGATTTTATTTCAGATATATAA
- the Achl gene encoding la ribonucleoprotein translational regulator Achilles has translation MDEVDFQQESRDQVGNLMFSPPPMKKSDTRDSISSVDSDVSLSFDRRGSKGEEADLSDCGSSDNERKSKNGAKEHKHSDGDSGADLTEDSSPKESKNQQQETAAEGSKVDQQDDFVPPSDELAEKICAQVEFYFSDENIVKDAFLLKHVKRNKEGYVSLKLISSFKRVKHLSRDWRVVGAALAKSKKLQVNPQGTKLRRVDPLPPFDQTTPSRTILAARLPVEKLSVESVAEIFRPCGEIALIRVLRPGHPAPAEVRQAIAKRPELASSEECAMVEFTDSASARIALQMTLGDAKVFELQQSNDKKRKQQPTKKSALTRLAKEEAYNSSSCASGSEAEDGRARYKKPIHGYQMYHPYPGHSFQGPPSPDAWLSRRLSACSMSGSENGYILRRLSSCSGSGSSSETGSFGRRYSACSSSSETGYCHPVFPPNYYYPENRRFSCCSSSGSECNAACYHSSRRGSTDYGHFFRRLSSCSRDSGFDANTRRLSLCSSGSEQGGFCRPRSNSGIALTHLPENVTRMPSGPDGTRGFGRPSKMNTMGPSMAPTC, from the exons ATGGACGAAGTGGATTTCCAGCAGGAATCGAGAGATCAAGTGGGAAACTTGATGTTTTCTCCGCCGCCGATGAAGAAGTCTGATACGAGGGACAGCATTTCTTCCGTCGACAGCGATGTGAGCCTTTCCTTCGATCGTAGAGGCTCCAAAGGAGAAGAGGCTGACCTGTCCGATTGTGGGAGCTCAGATAACGAAAGGAAATCGAAAAATGGGGCGAAAGAGCATAAACATTCTGACGGCGATTCGGGAGCAGATTTAACCGAGGATTCATCTCCAAAAGAGTCGAAGAATCAACAGCAGGAAACTGCTGCTGAAGGGAGCAAAGTTGACCAGCAAGACGATTTTGTTCCACCGAGCGACGAATTGGCTGAGAAGATCTGTGCCCAAGTGGAATTTTACTTTTCGGATGAAAATATTGTTAAGGACGCTTTTCTTTTGAAGCATGTGAAGAGAAACAAAGAAGGATACGTGTCTTTGAAACTCATCTCGAGTTTCAAGAGAGTGAAGCATTTGAGTAGAGACTGGAGGGTGGTTGGTGCTGCTTTGGCAAAATCGAAGAAGCTTCAAGTGAACCCGCAAGGTACTAAATTACGTAGGGTCGATCCTTTGCCGCCCTTCGACCAGACCACCCCATCAAGGACTATTTTAGCTGCGAGGCTTCCTGTGGAAAAATTATCAGTCGAGTCAGTTGCTGAAATCTTTAGACCATGCGGAGAGATTGCCCTAATTAGGGTTCTTCGACCTGGTCATCCTGCTCCAGCCGAG GTACGACAAGCAATCGCTAAGAGACCAGAATTAGCATCGAGCGAAGAGTGCGCCATGGTCGAGTTCACGGATTCAGCGTCTGCTCGTATCGCTTTGCAAATGACCTTGGGTGATGCCAAGGTATTCGAGCTTCAACAATCCAACGACAAGAAGAGGAAACAGCAACCAACGAAGAAAAGTGCTCTGACGAGGTTAGCAAAAGAGGAAGCTTATAACTCTTCAAGCTGCGCCAGTGGATCTGAGGCGGAAGATGGAAGAGCCAGATACAAAAAGCCTATTCATGGTTACCAGATGTATCACCCTTACCCGGGCCATTCCTTTCAAG gACCCCCTTCGCCTGACGCATGGTTATCTCGCCGATTGTCCGCTTGTTCCATGTCAGGCTCAGAAAATGGCTATATCCTACGTCGCCTGTCTTCCTGTTCCGGCTCTGGTTCCAGTTCGGAAACAGGAAGCTTCGGCAGACGCTATTCCGCCTGTTCCTCCAGCTCTGAAACCGGTTACTGTCACCCAGTCTTCCCGCCAAACTACTATTACCCGGAAAATCGCCGTTTCTCCTGCTGCTCGAGTTCCGGTTCCGAGTGCAACGCCGCCTGTTATCATTCTAGTCGTCGTGGATCCACGGATTACGGGCATTTCTTCAGAAGGCTGTCTTCCTGCAGTCGAGACTCTGGCTTCGATGCAAACACTAGAAGGCTGTCTCTGTGTTCTTCGGGCTCTGAACAAGGCGGTTTTTGTCGACCCAGGAGCAATAGTGGCATTGCCTTGACGCATCTCCCGGAGAACGTGACGAGAATGCCTTCTGGTCCCGATGGTACGCGAGGTTTTGGCCGACCATCCAAAATGAACACCATGGGACCATCCATGGCACCCACTTGCTAG
- the Rich gene encoding guanine nucleotide exchange factor subunit Rich: protein MFFPIGWPRVLNTTEAEKITAVVCNRDKILFAVLTTDSVTIWYCKPCVPIVFIRRTADSLKKHGDNTLVQWRPDSSMLVIATSDSYLLFYRLSDTSAEGRGLYEQRDSPVTSLKRDSAELFIKEVIPSLVLTFEKSAWIDGGISSLVCIRDELMVATKTSHIIRHKWDGTVNRDYSLDLRRIPFSVDQQISTVAVPLTENNVYVTDIEYSPLVGGFAIVLNTGKAAFLTAQSLKFDPNQVQGIWARDIDDATCAAVNHKYRLIAIGRQNSEGVVYYVDETTGSLEMSHILNLSSKDYPGKPGRVRCLRWTPDSCAIALAWEGGGLAVWSTFGALLLCSLKWDYGLRVDLSHDNPLHIHTMEWSAEGYQLWMLRESPDPSVTEENGNEGTNLRRSLIQLDFVKSPLTINPCMGHHGHLYLQGEDRLYLNLGGGVSTNTSTFHIGSEIPNDSITQTLAGCKQWLVVPIPSAYSGSNWPIRYTAIDNEGVSIAVAGRTGLAHYSLPTRKWKLFGNETQERDFIVTGGLLWHRGFLIVSSYSILDDKDEIRIYPRDTRLDNNYVRTVRMPSQVLLLNTLKDRLLTFCANAQISIYDMVLESNNDAGSIELTRLQTVDISGLCVHPACVVSATLTTIRAETAGSHPHPESLLLNVSGRLLMVQREHCTDNPEVLFTCSAPTVLASYVENVWVPWRSRRDKPHLTEALWLFCGAHGMRVWLPLFPRNHQEKTHTFMSKRIMLPFHLRIYPLAILFEDAILLGAENDTVLFTSDTNSPFSLPFSLLELTSQVYLHQILRQLIHRNLGYHAWEIARSCSALPYFPHSLELLLHEVLEEEATSKEPIPDAQLPSVVEFIREFPGVWARAVVQCARKTEIALWPYLFSVAGPPKKLLQDCLQRQQLDTAASYLIILQNLEPSSVSRQHATLLLDAALEQGRWELSKDLVRFLRAIDPNDVESPRTSWGGTSKLGGPPQTPPLSPHEDDLSLVLGTMQVSRSRSYSTTVTPKIQSDTVAKDIAPSSMLEKTRNAVMRRKKSVPTNTTSKIEKTDNKEGSAEEFFIDVILQRHARRLLSAKRLADLGRFAARLDFHLVTWFGRERDRAAKIDDYVSALKAVHEDFSFAYPVLALPTLQKFRRSSLTSLRSIRSVSLEGPEDEPLNSNFVVDLPDSGYTSLPSGRPPYTSLVSPVASLETQFPAAETKLTANMLQDANSVLSDSSTIWRDDAESIVGTGVGTVCWVSPESVDQTEVHNASPCAPISRAEVQLRYLLQLFLEGGCIGWAAVLATILRDAPAMARTVRAAHAPNQTFDSVINLRDGLLTLTRWSHSECLGYRPFISGIQGQISLLNRLVVTKQQQEQEQIPESPSPSPAPSAGSNQRGNLSRSRHSSISHTSTTAPLEEERSHELSMNVEDVAFRNNYSNLNNAENASSQSTCVIS from the exons ATGTTTTTCCCTATCGGATGGCCGCgagtattaaatacaacagaagcAGAGAAGATAACCGCGGTCGTTTGCAACAGGGACAAAATACTTTTTGCCGTTTTAACAACAGATTCTGTTACCATCTGGTATTGCAAG CCATGTGTGCCCATAGTATTTATCAGAAGGACTGCAGATTCTTTAAAGAAACACGGTGACAATACTTTGGTACAATGGAGACCAGACTCAAGTATGCTGGTCATTGCG acATCGGATAGCTATCTTCTATTTTATCGATTATCAGATACTAGTGCAGAAGGAAGAGGTCTCTATGAACAGAGAGATTCTCCAGTAACCAGCTTAAAAAGGGATAGTGCTGAACTTTTTATCAAAGAAGTTATTCCATCTTTAGTTTTGACATTT GAAAAATCAGCTTGGATAGATGGTGGTATTAGTTCTTTAGTTTGTATACGTGATGAACTTATGGTTGCTACCAAAACCAGTCacataatacgacataaatgggATGGTACAGTTAATCGAGATTACTCTCTTGATTTAAGGAGGATACCATTTAGTGTAGATCAACAAATATCTACTGTGGCTGTACCACTCACTGAAAATAATGTATATGTTACTGATATAGAGTATTCTCCCTTAGTTGGTGGATTTGCAATTGTTCTCAACACTGGCAAAGCAGCATTTCTCACAGCACAGTCATTGAAGTTTGATCCTAAT CAAGTTCAAGGAATTTGGGCTAGAGATATCGATGACGCTACTTGCGCAGCCGTAAATCATAAATATCGACTTATTGCAATTGGAAGACAAAA TTCGGAAGGTGTCGTATATTATGTAGATGAAACAACAGGAAGTCTAGAAATGTCGCATATTTTAAACCTATCCTCAAAAGATTATCCAGGAAAACCAGGTCGTGTGAGGTGTTTAAGGTGGACTCCCGACAGTTGTGCCATTGCACTAGCTTGGGAAGGCGGTGGCCTAGCAGTATGGAGTACATTTGGTGCTCTGTTACTTTGTAGCTTAAAATGGGATTATGGTTTAAGAGTAGACTTAAGCCATGATAATCCTTTACACATCCATACAATG GAATGGTCAGCAGAAGGTTATCAACTTTGGATGTTAAGAGAATCTCCAGATCCTTCGGTGACTGAAGAAAATGGAAATGAAGGAACTAATTTAAGGCGTTCTTTGATACAATTAGATTTTGTAAAAAGTCCTTTGACGATTAATCCATGCAtg GGTCACCATGGACATTTATATTTGCAAGGGGAAGATAGACTGTATTTAAATCTTGGTGGCGGGGTTTCTACGAATACTTCAACCTTTCATATAGGTAGTGAAATTCCTAATGATTCTATAACGCAAACACTTGCGGGTTGTAAACAGTGGCTAGTTGTTCCTATTCCTTCTGCCTATAGTGGTTCCAATTGGCCAATACGA TATACTGCTATTGATAATGAAGGAGTGAGCATTGCTGTAGCTGGACGGACAGGGTTAGCTCATTATTCTTTACCTACACGTAAATGGAAACTTTTTGGTAACGAAACTCAAGAACGTGATTTCATTGTGACTGGAGGACTATTATGGCATCGAGGTTTCTTAATAGTCAGTAGTTATTCAATATTAGACGATAAGGATGAAATTAGAATATATCCACGTGATACACGTCTGGATAATAATTATGTTAGAACAGTTAGAATGCCATCACAAGTGTTGTTGCTCAATACTCTAAAGGATAGACTCTTAACGTTTTGCGCCAATGCGCAAATTAGCATTTATGATATGGTATTAGAAAGCAATAATG ATGCAGGCAGTATAGAATTAACAAGATTGCAAACTGTAGATATTAGTGGACTTTGTGTTCATCCTGCTTGCGTTGTAAGTGCCACTTTGACTACTATACGTGCAGAAACGGCTGGAAGTCATCCGCACCCCGAAAGTCTTTTATTGAATGTGTCTGGACgtcttctcatggttcaacgggAACATTGTACTGACAACCCAGAAGTT CTGTTTACGTGTAGTGCTCCAACAGTATTAGCTTCTTACGTAGAAAATGTTTGGGTGCCGTGGAGATCGAGAAGAGATAAACCTCACTTAACAGAAGCTTTATGGTTGTTCTGTGGTGCTCATGGTATGCGTGTTTGGCTTCCATTATTTCCAAGAAATCATCAGGAAAAGACACATACGTTTATGAGCAAGAGAATAATGTTGCCTTTTCATTTACGTATCTATCCTTTGGCTATATTATTTGAGGATGCTATTTTATTGGGAGCAGAGAACGATACAGTACTTTTTACTTCGGATACTAATTCCCCATTTTCATTACCATTCAGTTTATTAGAGCTTACA aGCCAAGTTTATCTTCATCAAATATTACGACAACTTATTCACCGTAATTTGGGATATCATGCATGGGAAATTGCTCGTTCGTGTTCTGCACTGCCATATTTTCCACATTCGTTGGAACTGTTACTTCATGAAGTGTTAGAGGAAGAAGCAACTAGTAAAGAACCAATTCCAGATGCTCAACTGCCTTCTGTCGTGGAATTCATCCGTGAATTCCCAGGAGTTTGGGCTAGAGCAGTTGTGCAGTGCGCTAGGAAGACTGAAATAGCACTCTGGccttatttattttctgttgctGGACCACCGAAGAAGCTATTGCAAGATTGCTTGCAACGTCAGCAACTCGACACTGCTGCTAGTTACTTAATAATTTTACAGAACTTAGAACCTTCTAGTGTTAGTCGGCAACATGCTACTTTACTATTAGATGCTGCTCTAGAGCAAGGAAGATGGGAACTTTCGAAAGACCTAGTTCGTTTTCTTAGAGCGATTG ATCCAAATGATGTCGAGTCACCACGGACATCTTGGGGTGGAACATCAAAATTAGGAGGACCTCCTCAAACACCACCACTTTCACCTCATGAAGATGACTTATCTTTAGTCTTAGGGACAATGCAAGTTTCGAGAAGTCGAAGTTACAGTACTACAGTGACTCCTAAAATACAATCTGATACAGTAGCCAAAGATATAGCTCCTTCCTCAATGTTAGAAAAAACTAGAAATGCAGTTATGAGACGAAAGAAGTCTGTGCCTACGAACACTACTTCTAAGATTGAAAAAACCGATAACAA AGAGGGTTCAGCCGAAGAGTTTTTCATCGATGTAATATTACAACGTCATGCTCGTCGACTACTTTCAGCAAAACGGCTCGCAGATTTAGGAAGATTTGCTGCGCGATTGGACTTCCATTTGGTTACATGGTTTGGCAGAGAACGCGACAGAGCAGCGAAAATTGATGACTATGTGTCAGCACTAAAAGCAGTTCATGAAGATTTTTCGTTTGCTTATCCTGTATTGGCCCTTCCAACTTTACAGAAGTTTAGAAGATCCAGTCTTACCTCTCTACGATCCATAAGATCGGTCAGTTTGGAAGGCCCAGAAGATGAACCATTGAATTCAAATTTTGTAGTTGACTTGCCCGATAGTGGTTATACTAGCTTACCAAGTGGGCGACCACCTTATACTTCGTTGGTTTCTCCTGTTGCAAGCTTAGAAACACAATTTCCCGCTGCTGAAACTAAGCTTACAGCAAACATGTTGCAAG ATGCTAATAGTGTTCTTAGTGATAGTAGTACTATTTGGAGAGATGATGCCGAGTCCATCGTTGGGACTGGAGTTGGAACCGTCTGTTGGGTATCGCCAGAATCAGTAGACCAAACAGAAGTTCATAATGCCTCACCTTGCGCACCGATAAGTCGTGCAGAAGTACAACTTAGATatttgttacaattatttcttGAAGGTGGATGTATAGGATGGGCTGCTGTTCTAGCAACTATTCTACGCGATGCACCTGCAATGGCTAGAACTGTCAGAGCAGCGCATGCTCCTAATCAAACATTCGATTCTGTAATTAATTTAAGAGATGGCCTCCTTACATTAACCAGGTGGTCTCATTCTGAATG TTTGGGTTACAGACCATTCATATCAGGTATCCAGGGTCAAATTTCTTTGTTAAATAGACTAGTTGTAACAAAGCAACAGCAAGAACAAGAACAGATACCTGAGAGCCCTTCTCCTAGTCCAGCACCATCAGCTGGTAGTAATCAAAGAGGAAATTTATCTCGATCTCGTCATTCGTCTATTAGTCATACATCAACGACTGCTCCATTAGAAGAAGAACGATCCCACGAGCTATCCATGAATGTGGAAGATGTGGCATTCCGAAATAATTATAGCAACCTCAATAACGCAGAGAATGCTTCTTCTCAGTCTACATGTGTAATCTCTTAA
- the LOC143185154 gene encoding uncharacterized protein LOC143185154, which translates to MLKSFKMLRASVLLLVICLNAGLSYGMDCKIGHTTGLKNFIDTVTNTNSCPGVFDPAEKSFCCYSLDRTYYCCDAAEFGITASWVILTAVLSVVIVVSLIVFCISCLCCSCCPWYRRRHRGTVYGRVQAPASVVHVIQTPANVPPPQPQPAPYYANVLNPTNSTGLSQPPPYTAHENDIYSKQAPYNPNYV; encoded by the exons ATGTTGAAATCGTTTAAAATGTTGCGTGCTTCAGTTTTGTTGTTGGTTATTTGCCTTAATGCAGGGTTATCCTATG GAATGGACTGCAAAATCGGTCACACTACCGGTCTGAAGAACTTTATTGACACAGTGACTAATACTAACTCGTGTCCAGGAGTTTTCGACCCAGCGGAAAAATCCTTTTGCTGTTACAGTTTAGATAGGACGTATTACTGCTGTGATGCCGCAGAATTCGGAATCACGGCATCATG GGTTATTCTTACAGCGGTTCTCTCAGTTGTCATTGTAGTTTCGCTGATAGTGTTTTGTATATCCTGCTTATGCTGCAGCTGCTGCCCATGGTATCGCAGACGTCATCGGGGAACAGTATATGGAA GAGTGCAGGCACCTGCTAGTGTTGTACACGTAATTCAAACGCCTGCGAACGTTCCACCACCACAACCACAACCAGCACCGTATTATGCAAATGTTTTGAATCCTACAAATTCAACAG GATTGTCGCAACCACCGCCATACACAGCACACGAGAATGATATTTACTCGAAGCAAGCACCGTATAACCCAAACTACGTTTAA
- the Sturkopf gene encoding lipid droplet associated hydrolase sturkopf isoform X1, with protein MQRAMLKWNSVPTQVITQGRWVEEGLSEYGKKDVVVVIPGNPGIPDFYEGFISTLKSRLPSEIPIWVVGHAGHVQPPSNLSVTMPKDSTWNVNYSLTAQLQHKIEFIKKYVPEDARLHLIGHSIGAWLVLNMLKDDSISKRVAKCYLLFPTIEHMAASPNGWFYTTIISRIAFFLIFLSWILSLFPSFLQLFIVSIFAPLHGVPLKSNKALLQLLNPHALKKIIKMADEEMIIVKERDDEILSKHADKLWFYYGNCDGWTPVKYYKNMKSKHPHINAELCKNGYHHTFVLQYDKEMGHLVGDIINESLS; from the exons ATGCAACGTGCTATGCTAAAATGGAATAGTGTGCCCACCCAAGTGATTACACAAGGTCGTTGGGTAGAAGAAGGTCTTTCAGAATATGGTAAAAAAGATGTAGTAGTTGTTATTCCAGGTAATCCTGGTATTCCAGATTTTTATGAGGGATTTATAAGTACTCTCAAGTCAAGACTTCCTAGTGAAATTCCCATTTGGGTAGTTGGACATGCAGGACATGTACAACCACCAAGTAATTTATCAGTTACCATGCCAAAAGATTCAACTTGGAATGTAAATTATAGTTTGACGGCGCAACTGCAACATAAG ATAGAATTTATAAAAAAGTATGTGCCAGAAGATGCAAGATTACATCTTATTGGCCATTCGATAGGAGCTTGGTTAGTCCTGAACATGTTAAAAGATGACTCAATTTCTAAAAGAGTAGCAAAATGCTATTTATTGTTTCCAACCATAGAACATATGGCTGCAAGTCCTAATGGATGGTTCTATACTACAATT ATATCACGCATTGCCTTTTTCTTGATTTTTCTTTCTTGGATACTTTCACTTTTCCCTTCATTTTTACAGTTGTTCATAGTCAGTATTTTTGCACCTCTACATGGCGTTCCCTTAAAATCGAACAAAGCATTGCTTCAACTTCTAAATCCTCATgccttaaaaaaaataattaaaatggcAGATGAAGAAATGATAATTGTAAAAGAACGAGATGACGAGATACTCTCAAAACATGCTGATAAATTATGGTTTTATTATGGCAACTGTGATGGCTGGACTCCagttaaatattataaaaatatgaaatctaAACATCCCCATATAAATGCAGAACTCTGTAAGAATGGTTATCATCATACCTTTGTTTTGCAGTATGATAAGGAAATGGGCCATCTTGTAGGGGATATAATTAACGAAAGTTTATCATAA
- the Sturkopf gene encoding lipid droplet associated hydrolase sturkopf isoform X2 → MQRAMLKWNSVPTQVITQGRWVEEGLSEYGKKDVVVVIPGNPGIPDFYEGFISTLKSRLPSEIPIWVVGHAGHVQPPSNLSVTMPKDSTWNVNYSLTAQLQHKIEFIKKYVPEDARLHLIGHSIGAWLVLNMLKDDSISKRVAKCYLLFPTIEHMAASPNGWFYTTILFIVSIFAPLHGVPLKSNKALLQLLNPHALKKIIKMADEEMIIVKERDDEILSKHADKLWFYYGNCDGWTPVKYYKNMKSKHPHINAELCKNGYHHTFVLQYDKEMGHLVGDIINESLS, encoded by the exons ATGCAACGTGCTATGCTAAAATGGAATAGTGTGCCCACCCAAGTGATTACACAAGGTCGTTGGGTAGAAGAAGGTCTTTCAGAATATGGTAAAAAAGATGTAGTAGTTGTTATTCCAGGTAATCCTGGTATTCCAGATTTTTATGAGGGATTTATAAGTACTCTCAAGTCAAGACTTCCTAGTGAAATTCCCATTTGGGTAGTTGGACATGCAGGACATGTACAACCACCAAGTAATTTATCAGTTACCATGCCAAAAGATTCAACTTGGAATGTAAATTATAGTTTGACGGCGCAACTGCAACATAAG ATAGAATTTATAAAAAAGTATGTGCCAGAAGATGCAAGATTACATCTTATTGGCCATTCGATAGGAGCTTGGTTAGTCCTGAACATGTTAAAAGATGACTCAATTTCTAAAAGAGTAGCAAAATGCTATTTATTGTTTCCAACCATAGAACATATGGCTGCAAGTCCTAATGGATGGTTCTATACTACAATT TTGTTCATAGTCAGTATTTTTGCACCTCTACATGGCGTTCCCTTAAAATCGAACAAAGCATTGCTTCAACTTCTAAATCCTCATgccttaaaaaaaataattaaaatggcAGATGAAGAAATGATAATTGTAAAAGAACGAGATGACGAGATACTCTCAAAACATGCTGATAAATTATGGTTTTATTATGGCAACTGTGATGGCTGGACTCCagttaaatattataaaaatatgaaatctaAACATCCCCATATAAATGCAGAACTCTGTAAGAATGGTTATCATCATACCTTTGTTTTGCAGTATGATAAGGAAATGGGCCATCTTGTAGGGGATATAATTAACGAAAGTTTATCATAA